A window of the Rhodothermaceae bacterium genome harbors these coding sequences:
- a CDS encoding SDR family oxidoreductase, with protein sequence MNLGLEGKAAFIAGASGGLGLATAIALAREGCKVTICSRDEDRINSAAALILENDWADAEKIFPTVCDVTQESQVRLAIHKSVQKFGHLHILFTNAGGPKTGLIDDFTEEDWKDGIELNLLSTINLCRHALPHLRRAAHEHQHARILMLTSIAAKQPIGSLYLSNTSRAGVQGFAKTLSEEVGKEGITVNTLLPGFTRTERLQHLVDYLIDQQGKTKEEVEEGWAMQASLNRLGEPWEFAAAATFLASKQAGFITGVALPVDGGYSKHIL encoded by the coding sequence ATGAATCTTGGACTTGAAGGAAAGGCAGCCTTTATAGCTGGCGCTAGTGGTGGGTTGGGACTCGCTACTGCGATTGCACTGGCGCGTGAAGGGTGCAAGGTAACCATATGCTCTCGTGATGAGGATAGAATCAACAGTGCGGCAGCATTAATCCTGGAAAACGACTGGGCTGACGCTGAGAAAATTTTCCCAACGGTGTGTGATGTGACTCAGGAATCGCAGGTACGTCTCGCCATCCATAAATCCGTACAAAAGTTTGGTCACCTACACATTCTATTCACAAATGCTGGTGGGCCAAAGACGGGATTGATAGATGATTTCACCGAAGAGGACTGGAAGGATGGCATTGAGCTGAATCTATTAAGTACGATCAATTTGTGTCGTCATGCACTTCCGCATCTGCGGAGGGCGGCACATGAGCATCAGCATGCCCGAATTCTGATGCTCACGTCAATAGCTGCGAAGCAGCCGATTGGCTCTCTTTATCTGTCCAATACTTCCCGGGCTGGTGTGCAAGGCTTTGCCAAAACGCTGTCTGAGGAAGTTGGGAAAGAAGGGATCACAGTCAATACGCTTCTGCCGGGTTTCACCAGGACCGAGCGCCTGCAACATTTGGTAGACTACCTGATAGATCAGCAAGGAAAGACAAAGGAGGAGGTGGAAGAGGGATGGGCCATGCAAGCCTCTTTGAATCGTTTGGGAGAGCCTTGGGAATTTGCAGCCGCAGCCACATTCTTGGCCAGCAAACAGGCTGGTTTTATCACGGGTGTCGCGCTGCCCGTCGACGGTGGATACTCCAAGCACATACTGTAA